Within Winogradskyella helgolandensis, the genomic segment TTTCTTCATTATTATTATTTGAAATTGTTAGTGAAGTGGCATCACCCAAACTCGTCACATCTACATCGATTAAAAATTGATCCCCATTCTCACAATCATTAACCACTTCAAATGTCACTCCTGGATTAATACATGTAGCACAAGAAACCGTATAATTAATACCTTGTGACACACTAGAATTACTACTTTGGCAACTCCAAGAAGCATCCGAATTAATATAAAATGAAATGGAATCTCCTGTAGATTGAAAGGTAAGTCCGCCGATATCACCTCCGTTTCCGTAATTTTCATCTTCTGCGGCATAACCTGGAAATGGTACACCATTAGAATCTAATACCACTAACTCATCCCATGCAGTTTCGAATTAAAGGTTAAATTAAGTGGCGTACCATCTGCACTTGTGTAAGTAAGTATGATTGGATCTGTTGCCCCACCATCACCGTAACAGTAGTCTTGAGTAAGTGAACCATCCCCAACACAATCAATATCAAAATTAGTTTGAAGTGTTGTTGTAAATGTAAATGGTCCTGCAAAATTAGAATATTCTTCGCCACATACCGATTGAACATAATAATCATATGCTGTGTTATTAGTTAAGTCTGTTACACTATACATTGTTTCTGTAACTCCATTAATCATGGTTCCTGTTCCTAGTGTAAAACCTGCAACACCATATTCTATATTCCAAGAAGTTGCTGTTCCTTGTTCTTCCCAGCTAATATCTGCCGAAGTAAAGTTTAAATTATTAGCATTAAGCGCTATGGGTTCGAAACAAGTAATTAAATTCCTCACTCTAAAATTATCGACAAATACTTCTACATCTTCAATATCATCGACTTCGCCTTCTGAAGCTAATATTCCAAATTGAACAGTTTCGCCACTATAGGCCGTTAAATCAATAATAGGATGTTCACCTTCAACAGATACCTCCGAGTTTTCATCATAAGTTAATAGCGGTATCCATGTTGTACCACCATCATTGGTTAATAACAATTGAACCGTATCATCAGATCCCAACGTACCTGCAGTGGTACTACTATCCCATGCCATGATGCCAAAATCAAAATCTACTTGAAAAGGACCACCTGACAAATCAAACTCGGGAGAAAAAAGCCAATCACTTTTATTAGCTAAGTATAGGTTGATTCGGTAAGCACCACTAAGCCCATTATTTAAAAATCCTTCTGCCAACCAAGATCCCGATCCTATATCCATAGGTCCAGATTCAGCATCTCCACTATCTGCTTCTTCCCAACATTCATTAGGTATTACAGAAAAGTCTTCATAATAATTTGGGGTAACGATATCACATTGCGCTGAAGCAATCATCGTAAGAAATAGTGTAATAAAAAATAAAAGTAGTTTTTGTCTCATGTTTAGTTATTTGGGTTGCCTAAAGATATAAGAAAATATCAATTTCTATTGCTAATACAAAAAAGCTTCAGAATATACCTGAAGCTTTAGTTAAAAACTTGTTTTCAACTTAATTCACAATTAACTTCTGAACGATTGATGTGTTTCCTATAGTTAACTCTACAAAATACAAGCCGCTTTCTAAACTTGAAATATCTAAAACCGAAGAGTTTCCTTCAAAATTAATAGGTTTCAAAATTGCTTTTCCTTGAATATTGAAGATATTGACGTTTCCAGTTTCAAAATTAGATGATGCCAATTGAATGGTGACGTTTTCTTTTGCTGGATTTGGGAACATGTTAAAGCGAGTGACATTAAATTCATTTAAACTTAAAGCTACTGAACTTTCAAGATAATCTGGAATAGTATTGTCATTGGTATCATCGTCTGTTGGATCTCCGTTATCATTATAATCTTCGTCTATCGTTAAAATGCCATCACCATCATCGTCGTCATCTAAATAATTTTCTATCTCGTCATTATCTGTATCTACAAATTGGTGTATTGTGTTATTAGATCGTCCTAAAACAATATTAATTTCATCTATAGTTGCAACGTTATCGCCATCATCATCACTGTCTAAATAATTCGGAATCCCATCATCATCAGTATCATCATCTTCTAAATCACCGTTATCATTCAAATCTTCATCGCTATCAATAACACCATCTTCATCAGTATCTGTACAACTGAATTCCTCTACAATTATATGAGTAATGCTAGAACACCCAAAATCTGAAGAATATAACATAACTGCATATTCACCAGGTTCTGTTACCGTAAGTGAAGGTAGGTTTGCGCCTTGTATAGTATTCCCATTAAAATCCCATTCAAAATAATTATCAAAACCAGACAATCCTGTTTCCAATACCAAAGTGCCGCCTGTGCAAAAGCTATAATTACTTTCCATATATATTTCTGGCAACGTATTTACATAAATATCAAAATTAGTAAGCGCAAAGCAGCCACTTGATCCTTCAACTCTAACATAAATAGTTTGTGGATTACTTACGTTTGTAAAATTAGTTGGATCTAATGGAGCAAAATTACCCAAGGCATCAGCTTCATTTATAAAATAAGATAGCGTAAAGGACTCTCCTGACGGATTTATTTCACCCTCGTTTAGTGTTAGATCAAAATCGGTAATTCCATCATTATCATCATCGCAAAGCATAATATCACTTGGAGTTCCCATAGCACCAAAAGGATTTGGTAAAACACGTATGGTTAATGTGGTGTAATCAACACAACCTGTATTAATATCAGTCACTACAACAAATAAAGTTTGTGGATTAGCTCCATATCCATTTATAGAACTATTGGTATATGCTGTTGGATTTGTAATAACATTAGTCTGTGCTTGTGCATCTGCATTGGTTTCATAATAAGTTACGGACCAATCTGTATTACCATTGGTAATCTCAGCATCTTTTACAGTTAAATCGAATACAGCAATTTCATCATTCGTAGAATCATCACATAATGAAAGTGCAGTTGGAAATACAGCTACCGGTATAGGATTAACCACAAGATTTACTGTTGATAAAGATCTGCAACCTAAAAAACCATCAGCCGCTGCATCAATATCTTCTACTCTAATAATTAAAGTTTCGCCGGCAGAGTTATAAGAATTCACTACTGAGTTAATCGCTTGGTTGGCGTCTGCAGTACTCGTGTAATAACTTATTACGAACCCGTCTCCTAGACCAAATGAAGCTGATAAGTCATCTAAATTAAAGTCTGCCGTACCATCTGTAGATGAATTATCACAAGCCATAATAGTTTGTGGGTCTATTACAGTTGCTTCTTCATACAAATTTAGAACTACAAGTTGAGAAAACGCTACAGATCCACATTGATTATAAAATGCTGCAACTTGATAAACATCAGATTGTGTAACTACAAGCGAAGAAGACGTTTCTCCAAACATTTCAAAACCATTCCTATACCAAATAAACCCATCTGCTAATGGCGAGTTGGTTTCTATTGTGACGGAACCAAATCCACACAAGTTTGCTTCCACTGGTGTTTCAGGATCAGAATCTGTATCGCTAAAAAAAACGTCGTTACTTATTATCTCCGCTGTAAATTCTGACGTATTAATCACTACTAAGGTGAGTTCAGTAGTAGCAAAATTTCCCGTAGCATTAGCTTCTAATCGTACATATAGCGTCTGAAACCAACTAATTATATTTATGTAGGAACCGTTTATCGCATTAGTGCCGTTGGAAGCATCACTCTGCGTTTCGTGATATGTTATTGTAAAATCTATTGCACTTTGGGCTCCAAAAACTTGGGCATCTGCATAAGTTAAATCGAATAAAGCAAAACCATCATTGTCATCATCACAAACCTGTAAAGGGTCTGGCTGATAAGCCACCTGAGCAAATGAAATTGTGTTGATTGTTAAGAATAGAAATAGGTAAAGTAGTTTTTGTTTCATAATAGGTTAAATTTGTATCTCTCAAATATAGATTAAATAATATTGTAATGAGTAAATCCATCTCTAGCGTTCAAAATCTATTAATAAAACTGTTTATTTAGCTAAGAGAAAAAATATGACAGCGTAGAGCGTCTAGACCATTTTTAATTGAAGAAAAATGCAAATGATCATTTGTCATAAAAAGGAATAATGAGCTGAAACAATTTTGTTTTTACTTGTTTTGCTTTAGGAAAGCAAAGGGCAATAAGTGAGTCGATATACCACTGAAATAGCATAGTCTATCCGTAATAACCGTTAATTTTCAAAACTCTTTAATGTCTTCTTTTTTTTCATCAGAATTGTATAAAGGTTCAACATTAAAGTGTTCAGAACGTTTTCTTTTATAATAGTCCTTATTCCTAAGTTGTTTACGCATAAATTTTGGTTTATTAAAAACTTCATAAACCTTTAAAGTATTGTTTATCCCTACTTTAGAATTAATTTCTAATTCTATTTGATTTATTAAATTATAAATTTCATCAGCATATTTTAAACTCATGGTCCTATGCGACGCAAATTGTGTTTTACTCTCATAAACCACCCAATACATTTCTTTAGTCTTTAAATAAAGTTGATTAGATTTTCTTTTAGAGAATGCCAAGGAATCAATAGTATTCTTAGGAACAATTCTAATAGGATCACTTTCAATATTAAGGCTCACAGTTTTAAGGCCATTTGCTTTCAAATCTCTTTTTTCTAAGTACATTACAATCCAATGTCTACCAATTCTGGCTTGTACAACGTAATTACCAATAGTTAGATGTTTTAAATTAATCTTTGCATTTGTATTATGCACCTCAATAGTCTCAAAGTAATCTGTATTTAATATGTCGACTTCCTTTATCTTTTCATGTTCTGTAGCTAGTATTAAACTATCACCACTTTTATTCAGTTTTTGTACTAATTTAAATTTTCTGGCTGCAGAACTTGTATTTTTTTGAAATGTAATACCCTGACCATAAGAAAATAGGGTTACCAACATTAATATAAATAAACTATAATCTTTAACCATTATCAACATTTATTTGTGCTCACTACAATATTAATTATATTTATGTTGAAGCGTAGTCGCTATCGGTTCAATTCTTAATGCAATGAAGTTTAAATGATCACATCAAACAGCAATTATTGTTCTTTTATTTAGGATAAAACACTCATTTAGAATTTCAACTTTGTAAAATTAACTCCACATCATATAGATTTAAAATCGAACATTAAAATTATCATTTTTTAGTATCCCAAACCATTAAGTCACTTTGTAGATTAGCTACCTTAACAAATGTTGTTGCTCAAATATTAAGAATTGAAAACGGTAACATAGTTTTTATTTTATAATAGGTTAAATTTGTATCTCTCAAATTTAGATTAAATAATATTGTAATGAGTAAATCCATCTCCAGCGTTCAAAATCCGTTTGTAAAACAACTTGTGCTGCTCAAAGAAAAATCGAGACAACGTAAAAAGTCTGGACAATTTTTAATTGAAGGAAAACGTGAATTATCATTAGCTATTAAAGGCGGTTATAAAATAGATACCTTATTATTTTATCCTGAATTATTTTCGGAAAGCGAAGCTAATGCCTTATCGCAATATGAAATTGAATGCATTGAAATTTCAAAAGACGTATTTCAAAAATTAGCACATCGAGATACCACTGAAGGTGTCATTGCTGTTGTAAATTCAAAAAAACACACACTCGAAGATTTAAAACTCACATCTAAAAACCCACTAATTTTGGTGGCAGAAGCCCCTGAGAAACCAGGAAATATTGGAGCATTATTACGTACGGCAGATGCCGCAAATGTAGATGCTGTAATTATTGCGAATCCAAAATCTGATTTATACAACCCTAACATCATTCGTTCTAGCGTTGGTTGTGTGTTTACTACTGAAATTGCTATGGCAAGCTCGGAGGACGCTATTGCTTTTTTGAAGAAATACAATTTCAATATTTATTCTGCCATTTTACAAGAATCCGAACCTTACTATTCACAAGATTATACGTTACCTACAGCTATAGTTGTTGGCACTGAAGCGACGGGATTAACTGAAGAATGGAGAGCAGCTGCTACTAAAAATATCAGCATTCCTATGCAAGGAGTTATTGATTCTATGAATGTTTCTGTTGCTGCAGGAATTCTTATTTTTGAAGCGAAACGACAGCGTGATTTTAAATAAATAAAAAACTTCAGTTGGAGTGATTTTCGAAGTCTGAGAAAATTGTATCGAGAACTATTGTTACTACGAAGCTTCTCGATACAAAATATCAAAAAGGAAATTTCACTCGAAGTGACGAAAACACACATAAACTATTAAAATGACAGCACAAACCCTATTCTATATTATCCTAGCCATCATTATCATCAACTTTATAGTTGATAAAGTACTCGATGCTATAAATGTCAAACATTATAATGACCCAATTCCTGAAGAATTAAACGACGTGTATGATGCTCAGGAATACAAAAAATCACAAGCCTATAAAGCTGTTAATTATAAATTTGGACTAAAAACATCCGTATTTTCTTTCGCGCTAACGTTAGGTTTTCTGCTTTTGGATGGTTTTGAATATGTTGATAACATCGCTAGAAGTTATTCTGAAAACCCAATTATCATCGCTTTAATTTTCTTCGGTGTTATTATGATTGCTAGCGATATTATAACCACACCATTTGGTTATTATAAAACTTTTGTCATTGAAGAAAAATTCGGTTTTAATAAAACCACCCGAAAGACATTCATACTAGACAAATTGAAAGGCTTACTTATCACGGTTTTTCTTGGAGGTGGCATTATTGCACTTATCGTTTGGTTTTATCAAGTTACCGGAAATCAATTTTGGTTATATGCTTGGGGAATTGTTACCATCTTCACAGTGTTTATGAATATGTTTTATTCTAAACTTATTGTGCCACTATTCAATAAACAAACTCCTTTAGAAGATGGTGAATTAAGAACTAAAATTTCAGCCTATGCAGAATCCGTAGGTTTTAATCTCGAAAAAATATTTATCATCGATGGTTCAAAACGAAGCACTAAAGCTAATGCCTATTTCTCAGGTTTTGGAAGCGAAAAACGTGTCACACTTTATGACACCTTGGTCAACGATTTAGACGATGAAGAAATTGTTGCGGTTTTAGCACACGAAGTTGGGCATTATAAAAAAAAGCATATCATTTTTAATTTAGTAACCTCTATCCTACTCACCGGGTTAACACTTTTTATTTTATCGATTTTTATTTCAAATCCGCTTTTATCACAAGCCATTGGAGTTGAA encodes:
- a CDS encoding fibronectin type III domain-containing protein, with protein sequence MRQKLLLFFITLFLTMIASAQCDIVTPNYYEDFSVIPNECWEEADSGDAESGPMDIGSGSWLAEGFLNNGLSGAYRINLYLANKSDWLFSPEFDLSGGPFQVDFDFGIMAWDSSTTAGTLGSDDTVQLLLTNDGGTTWIPLLTYDENSEVSVEGEHPIIDLTAYSGETVQFGILASEGEVDDIEDVEVFVDNFRVRNLITCFEPIALNANNLNFTSADISWEEQGTATSWNIEYGVAGFTLGTGTMINGVTETMYSVTDLTNNTAYDYYVQSVCGEEYSNFAGPFTFTTTLQTNFDIDCVGDGSLTQDYCYGDGGATDPIILTYTSADGTPLNLTFNSKLHGMS
- a CDS encoding T9SS type A sorting domain-containing protein, yielding MKQKLLYLFLFLTINTISFAQVAYQPDPLQVCDDDNDGFALFDLTYADAQVFGAQSAIDFTITYHETQSDASNGTNAINGSYINIISWFQTLYVRLEANATGNFATTELTLVVINTSEFTAEIISNDVFFSDTDSDPETPVEANLCGFGSVTIETNSPLADGFIWYRNGFEMFGETSSSLVVTQSDVYQVAAFYNQCGSVAFSQLVVLNLYEEATVIDPQTIMACDNSSTDGTADFNLDDLSASFGLGDGFVISYYTSTADANQAINSVVNSYNSAGETLIIRVEDIDAAADGFLGCRSLSTVNLVVNPIPVAVFPTALSLCDDSTNDEIAVFDLTVKDAEITNGNTDWSVTYYETNADAQAQTNVITNPTAYTNSSINGYGANPQTLFVVVTDINTGCVDYTTLTIRVLPNPFGAMGTPSDIMLCDDDNDGITDFDLTLNEGEINPSGESFTLSYFINEADALGNFAPLDPTNFTNVSNPQTIYVRVEGSSGCFALTNFDIYVNTLPEIYMESNYSFCTGGTLVLETGLSGFDNYFEWDFNGNTIQGANLPSLTVTEPGEYAVMLYSSDFGCSSITHIIVEEFSCTDTDEDGVIDSDEDLNDNGDLEDDDTDDDGIPNYLDSDDDGDNVATIDEINIVLGRSNNTIHQFVDTDNDEIENYLDDDDDGDGILTIDEDYNDNGDPTDDDTNDNTIPDYLESSVALSLNEFNVTRFNMFPNPAKENVTIQLASSNFETGNVNIFNIQGKAILKPINFEGNSSVLDISSLESGLYFVELTIGNTSIVQKLIVN
- a CDS encoding TrmH family RNA methyltransferase, with the translated sequence MSKSISSVQNPFVKQLVLLKEKSRQRKKSGQFLIEGKRELSLAIKGGYKIDTLLFYPELFSESEANALSQYEIECIEISKDVFQKLAHRDTTEGVIAVVNSKKHTLEDLKLTSKNPLILVAEAPEKPGNIGALLRTADAANVDAVIIANPKSDLYNPNIIRSSVGCVFTTEIAMASSEDAIAFLKKYNFNIYSAILQESEPYYSQDYTLPTAIVVGTEATGLTEEWRAAATKNISIPMQGVIDSMNVSVAAGILIFEAKRQRDFK
- a CDS encoding M48 family metallopeptidase, which encodes MTAQTLFYIILAIIIINFIVDKVLDAINVKHYNDPIPEELNDVYDAQEYKKSQAYKAVNYKFGLKTSVFSFALTLGFLLLDGFEYVDNIARSYSENPIIIALIFFGVIMIASDIITTPFGYYKTFVIEEKFGFNKTTRKTFILDKLKGLLITVFLGGGIIALIVWFYQVTGNQFWLYAWGIVTIFTVFMNMFYSKLIVPLFNKQTPLEDGELRTKISAYAESVGFNLEKIFIIDGSKRSTKANAYFSGFGSEKRVTLYDTLVNDLDDEEIVAVLAHEVGHYKKKHIIFNLVTSILLTGLTLFILSIFISNPLLSQAIGVEKPSFHVGLIAFSLLYSPISEITGLIMNYVSRVFEYQADDYAKNTYRAEPLITSLKKLSKNSLSNLTPHKAYVFMHYSHPTLLERVKNLKS